The Malassezia japonica chromosome 8, complete sequence genome includes a window with the following:
- the VAS2 gene encoding AP-1 adaptor complex sigma subunit Aps1 (EggNog:ENOG503NUB0; COG:U), whose translation MAIQWALLISRQGKVRLSKWYGTMSQKSKSKIVKDVTQLVLARRSRMCNFIEYKDSKIVYRRYASLFFVTGIAPDDNELIALEVIHRYVEILDRYFGNVCELDLIFNFQKAYQIFDELIIAGELQETSKKSVLRVVTQGDGIEDAEQGEEGLARIGSRSG comes from the exons ATGGCG ATCCAATGGGCGTTGCTGATTTCGCGGCAAGGCAAGGTGCGCTTGTCGAAGTGGTACGGCACCATGAGTCAGAAGAGCAAGTCGAAAATCGTCAAGGACGtcacgcagctcgttcTCGCGCGCAGG TCCCGCATGTGCAACTTTATTGAGTACAAAG ACTCGAAGATTGTGTACCGGCGGTATGCGTCGCTGTTCTTTGTGACTGGTATCGCGCCGGACGACAATGAGCTgattgcgctcgaggtgatTCACCGCTACGTCGAGATTCTCGACCGCTACTTTGGCAATGTGTGCGAGCTGGATCT CATCTTCAACTTCCAAAAGGCCTACCAGATTTTCGACGAGCTCATTAtcgccggcgagctgcaAGAAACCAGTAAAAAGTCCGTGCTGCGTGTCGTGACGCAAGGCGACGGCATcgaggacgccgagcaAGGCGAAGAAGGCCTTGCGCGGATCGGCAGCCGGTCCGGATAG
- a CDS encoding uncharacterized protein (EggNog:ENOG503PDFG), protein MTTILNNTDGEPLNVIISGNSDKAVLSEDGFASYYRSIGFAVGSCGGLSLNDVQKANLGDGNGVVNQTGIAREGQGEGCNESFKGGNHFRYWFQNGTKAATNAVFIAASVEMPIKQNHMIVKNGYDLGRNQLVGNATQGTTTDSDTGNQFQTTSVKNDTSLLSGISSSDLNHNIGTDGKVAILQVKMVKKGSGSTSSSKDNSQAGFASYIPRAPVMAVAAIVALAPMTLVL, encoded by the exons ATGACGACG ATTCTCAACAACACAGACGGTGAGCCTTTGAATGTGATCATTTCGGGCAACTCGGACAAGGCCGTGCTTAGTGAAGATGGTTTTGCAAGCTACTACAGGTCAATCGGCTTTGCTGTGGGATCGTGTGGTGGCCTCTCGCTGAACGACGTGCAAAAGGCCAACTTGGGTGATGGCAATGGAGTCGTCAACCAGACCGGCATTGCGCGTGAAGGACAGGGCGAAGGCTGCAATGAATCGTTTAAAGGCGGCAACCACTTCCGTTACTGGTTCCAAAACGGTACCAAGGCTGCCACGAATGCGGTTTTCATCGCGGCATCCGTCGAAATGCCAATCAAGCAGAACCACATGATTGTAAAGAATGGCTACGACCTCGGCCGCAACCAATTGGTCGGCAATGCGACGCAGGGCACGACTACAGACTCTGACACGGGTAATCAATTCCAGACGACGTCGGTCAAGAATGATACGTCGCTTCTGAGCGGCATTTCCTCCAGCGACCTGAACCACAATATTGGAACGGATGGAAAGGTTGCTATCCTTCAAGTCAAGATGGTCAAGAAGGGTTCTGGATCTACGTCGTCTTCAAAAGACAACAGCCAGGCAGGGTTCGCTTCGTACATTCCCCGCGCGCCCGTCATGGCCGTCGCTGCTATCGTTGCACTTGCACCGATGACACTCGTTCTTTAA
- a CDS encoding uncharacterized protein (COG:S; EggNog:ENOG503P8ND), whose protein sequence is MAPAIENPYEERQTLLLERIIKNVDLLNDALQELNRSVAEINNHNQEITIVAEMWNGYHRNVEFNLQNMETGAAGGASAHAP, encoded by the exons ATGGCGCCGGCCATTGAGAACCCCTAT GAAGAGCGCCAGACGTTGTTGCTCGAACGTATTATCAAGAATGTGGACCTGCTGAACGATGCGCTCCAGGAGCTAAATCGCTCGGTCGCCGAGATTAACAATCACAACCAAGAGATTACGATTGTCGCGGAAATGTGGAATGGGTACCACCGGAACGTGGAATTCAATCTGCAGAATATGGAGAcgggcgcggcaggcggtGCGAGTGCACATGCGCCGTGA
- the ARG2 gene encoding amino-acid N-acetyltransferase (EggNog:ENOG503NUKB; BUSCO:EOG09261BP0; COG:H) gives MSRQVHQLILEVLKSRPPTRDVKSYLNTFGRRAKPVRPDFFSRSDPRPKPLSSPGARAAAPVPGAPVSVRNAVEESEHAGNLTQDATIVADRVAEDHEVYSLAESHTALVKLQGPFTDRQLLSIAEGLAYLKRLGLMCVVVLDHGGWQSLSRYNADGTQVETDTNELAPWLGTTHDHHALAFGSEEAGQRNNMVKELWQVANAFTSAGVDPRPYGHAVMRIAPLADLPASLHDAEGGNRAEESRAPLAADCSLQSVFRSLDSGQMPILIPLALYDDRARTDCKEPSALRTVCVNADDVMVALAREMADAGERNAEACADGAVSEPGHATVLTPLRLMVISREGGIPSHARGGNPHLSVNLRSEYDAIRSSFVWNDTHPTALPNLDMIRDCLAYMPPTSSGVMVTHRSPRSLIANLITNKAAHSPSLPQRLLARRQDVRHTPTILRSGLPVRVLTDWADVDQDKLQALLEQSFRRSLNREAYFGRLAALLDFVIITGDYDGLAIVTKECAPGEDPHKVEPIAYLDKFAVLPKLQGSGAVDFLWGALRDEVHGLGLLDALNNNGGKNGFGVGRDLVWKSRASNPVNRWYFERSNGFVRLPPSFGIKPGAPAPPASEWAMFWCDAEQRLAELAGRNVLTSASSLDEVRDSAKAHIAPPMTPLSSARMPSDTILPIVAREECGRLERWAKCLATIPSAWN, from the coding sequence ATGTCGCGGCAGGTCCACCAGCTGATCCTGGAAGTGCTCAAGTCGCGGCCACCGACGCGCGATGTCAAGTCGTACCTAAATACGTttgggcgccgcgcaaagCCCGTGCGCCCCGACTTTTTCTCGCGGAGCGATCCGCGGCCCAAGCCCCTTTCTTCGCCGGgggctcgcgctgctgcaccggTACCAGGGGCGCCAGTCTCGGTGCGCAATGCGGTGGAAGAGTCGGAGCATGCAGGAAATCTCACGCAGGATGCTACCATCGTTGCGGATCGCGTCGCAGAAGACCACGAAGTCTATTCGCTAGCCGAGTCACACACTGCCTTGGTCAAGCTGCAAGGGCCGTTTACCGACCGGCAGCTGTTGTCGATTGCCGAGGGACTTGCGTATCtcaagcgcctcgggctcaTGTGCGTCGTCGTGCTGGACCACGGCGGATGGCAGAGCCTCTCGCGGTACAATGCGGATGGGACGCAGGTCGAGACGGACACgaacgagctcgcgccgtGGCTCGGCACGACACACGACCACCACGCCCTGGCATTTGGATCGGAAGAGGCGGGGCAGCGCAACAATATGGTCAAAGAGCTGTGGCAGGTCGCCAACGCTTTTACGAGTGCCGGCGTCGATCCACGTCCTTATGGCCACGCAGTGATGCGCATCGCGCCACTCGCAGACCTCCCTGCCTCGCTGCACGATGCCGAAGGAGGGAATCGCGCCGAAGaaagccgcgcgccgcttgccGCTGACTGCTCGCTCCAGAGCGTGTTTCGGTCGCTGGACAGCGGCCAGATGCCCATCTTGATACCCCTGGCCTTGTacgacgaccgcgcgcGGACCGACTGCAAAGAGCCGAGCGCATTACGAACGGTATGTGTAAATGCCGACGATGTCATGgtcgccttggcgcgcgaAATGGCCGACGCTGGCGAGCGCAATGCAGAGGCTTGTGCGGATGGTGCCGTGTCTGAGCCGGGCCACGCCACCGTCCTCACTCCCTTGCGGCTCATGGTCATCAGCCGCGAAGGCGGCATTCCGTCGCATGCACGCGGCGGCAATCCGCACCTCTCCGTGAATCTCCGGTCAGAGTACGATGCGATCCGCTCGTCTTTTGTTTGGAACGATACCCATCCCACGGCGTTGCCGAATCTCGACATGATCCGTGACTGTCTCGCGTATATGCCGCCTAcatcgagcggcgtgaTGGTCACGCACCGCTCGCCTCGCAGCCTCATTGCCAATTTGATTACCAACAAGGCGGCGCATTCGCCGAGTCTCCcccagcgcctgctcgcaCGTCGCCAGGATGTGCGCCATACCCCCACGATCCTGCGCAGCGGTCTCCCAGTGCGTGTCCTGACCGACTGGGCGGATGTTGACCAGGACAAactgcaggcgctgctcgagcagagTTTTCGACGCTCGCTCAATCGCGAGGCGTACTTTGGTCGGCTTGCCGCCCTGCTCGACTTTGTCATTATCACGGGCGACTACGACGGCTTGGCGATTGTCACCAAAGAGTGCGCTCCTGGCGAGGATCCTCACAAGGTCGAGCCGATTGCGTACCTCGACAAGTTTGCGGTGCTGCCCAAGCTACAAGGCAGCGGTGCCGTGGACTTTTTGTggggcgcgctgcgtgacgAAGTgcacggccttggcctcctcgacgcgctgaaCAACAACGGTGGAAAGAATGGATTtggcgtcggccgcgaccTCGTGTGGAAGAGCCGCGCATCGAATCCGGTGAATCGGTGGTACTTTGAGCGGAGTAATGGCTTTGTGCGCCTCCCGCCGTCGTTTGGTATCAAGCCTGGAGCGCCCGCGCCCCCTGCCTCAGAATGGGCTATGTTTTGGTGCGATGCCGAACAGCGTCTTGCTGAGCTCGCTGGGCGCAACGTGCTGACGTCTGCCTCGTCGCTTGACGAAGTGCGTGactcggccaaggcgcacATTGCACCGCCCATGACCCCCCTGTCGTCGGCACGCATGCCCTCGGATACCATCCTGCCGATCGTGGCGCGCGAAGAGTGCGGCCGGCTCGAACGGTGGGCAAAATGTCTTGCTACGATTCCCTCTGCATGGAACTAG
- the GUP1 gene encoding glycerol transporter (EggNog:ENOG503NUBT; COG:T; BUSCO:EOG0926235L; TransMembrane:12 (i77-96o137-163i175-201o221-237i319-335o355-377i398-417o432-449i470-486o492-514i526-548o568-589i)): protein MIPMHRQGDPSARAPPDSDVHARLMPLDIDTGPVLEKSLWARRGITLLTVDPYLTQGPEAPKRGVDAPPPRWRSKEFLVYFVALALIPPYMIYVPIRLSDAQKNPNYGEYARMLEPGWMNGRLRDDSDYQYRLFRDYLPMIFALILAYTLCSHAVSGVANIVQCNATQQRIVRKWFLGIASGVVIAALHGTNSLKLVAIALGNYALVHIGTKHLPRQATSALVWLYNCGVLFLVFYLEGVPYERISPALAPLDNYRGLLERWYISYNFSMLRHISYALDYLWALGCENEPTTELAPGVPDARTRVRQHRPLAEYNLKEYLLYLFYPPLFIAGPILTFNDFAAQLARPLPVRAVRVFFYAVRCALLLLAMEFMLHYMYVNAIKNAHAWANNTAMELSMIGFWNLMFVWLKLLLPWRIFRLWALLDGVDPPENMIRAMFNNYSVMGFWRSWHRSYNQWVVRYIYIPVGGSRNVLPSALLVFTFVALWHDLSFTLLAWAWLVTFFIAPEVFATYLLPRSTYGERPWYRHACALGGALNVLMMITANLVGFVVGLDGVTYLWSELVGSSAGIVFLIQAVATLFIGVQLMYVALLTQVRVPRRRAASEH, encoded by the coding sequence ATGATTCCTATGCATAGGCAGGGCGATCCGAGTGCTCGTGCACCGCCCGACAGCGATGTGCACGCGCGGCTTATGCCGTTGGACATCGACACAGGCCCTGTGCTGGAAAAGTCGCTgtgggcgcggcgggggaTCACGCTGCTGACCGTCGACCCCTATCTGACCCAAGGGCCAGAGGCGCCAAAACGCGGCGtagacgcgccgccgccgcgctggcgctccaAAGAGTTCCTGGTGTACTTTGTGGCGCTCGCACTGATTCCTCCGTACATGATCTACGTGCCGATCCGTCTAAGCGATGCGCAAAAGAACCCCAACTATGGCGAGTACGCACGGATGCTCGAGCCGGGGTGGATGAAcgggcgcctgcgcgacgataGCGACTACCAGTACCGCCTCTTTCGCGACTATCTTCCCATGATTTTTGCCCTGATCCTGGCATACACGCTGTGCTCCCACGCAGTGAGCGGCGTCGCAAATATTGTACAGTGCAAcgcgacgcagcagcgGATCGTGCGCAAGTGGTTCCTCGGCATTGCAAGCGGCGTCGtcatcgccgcgctgcacggcacAAACTCGCTTAAGCTCGTGGCCATCGCACTCGGCAATTatgcgctcgtgcacatCGGCACCAAGCACCTGCCGAGGCAGGCGACATCGGCGCTCGTATGGCTGTACAACTGCGGCGTCCTCTTTCTCGTGTTTTACCTCGAGGGTGTGCCTTACGAGCGTATCTCACCGGccctcgcgccgctggaCAACTACCgtggcctgctcgagcgctggTACATTAGCTACAACTTTTCCATGCTGCGTCACATTTCGTACGCACTGGACTACCTGTGGGCGCTCGGATGCGAGAACGAGCCAACGACCGAGCTTGCGCCGGGTGTGCCGGATGCGCGGACACGCGTGCGGCAGCAccggccgctcgccgagtaCAACCTCAAAGAGTACCTCCTTTACCTCTTTTATCCCCCGCTGTTTATCGCCGGGCCGATCCTGACATTTAACGACTTTGCTGCACAgctcgcgcggccgctgccggtgcgtgcggtgcgcgtctTTTTCTATGCGGTACGGTgtgcgctcctgctcctggCTATGGAGTTCATGCTGCACTACATGTACGTCAATGCAATCAAAAACGCGCACGCCTGGGCGAATAACACGGCAATGGAGCTAAGCATGATTGGGTTCTGGAACCTGATGTTTGTGTGGCTCAAGCTACTCCTCCCGTGGCGCATATTTCGCCTCtgggcgctgctcgacggcgtcgaTCCGCCGGAAAACATGATCCGCGCCATGTTTAACAACTACTCCGTGATGGGGTTCTGGCGGTCGTGGCATCGCAGCTACAATCAGTGGGTCGTGCGCTATATTTACATTCCCGTGGGCGGCTCACGCAACGTGCTGCCCTCTGCGCTGCTCGTTTTTACGTTTGTCGCGCTGTGGCACGACCTGTCGTTTACGTTGCTGGCCTGGGCATGGCTAGTGACGTTCTTTATCGCGCCCGAGGTCttcgcgacgtacctcCTCCCCCGGTCCACGTACGGCGAGCGGCCGTGGTACCGCCACGCATGCGCccttggcggcgcgctcaaCGTGCTGATGATGATCACCGCGAATCTCGTCGGATTCGTCGTCGGACTCGACGGCGTCACGTATCTCTGGTCGGAGCTGGTAGGCAGCAGCGCAGGGATCGTGTTCCTTATCCAAgccgtcgcgacgctctttATCGGCGTCCAGCTCATGTACGTCGCACTACTGACCCAGGTTCGAGTACCGCGCCGAAGAGCTGCGTCGGAACATTGA
- a CDS encoding uncharacterized protein (SECRETED:SignalP(1-24); EggNog:ENOG503NXIB; COG:S), whose product MLSFKMAVVPVLFALLCVLDLARADGVRNMTGTWSSGSQQVLTGAVNGNMFYNPIKKLFNVPPVAGVSYSFTPDGYFEMARVKYNSSSEKPQCFKASLMWQHGTYEVHNKTSFTMHPYKGDGAVQIIDPCADGEKQVMIDEPISNWTTYVESEPVYQPPGTKSAFSMQMYAANGQPFPKLYLTHDPPNMLPTQQIFRYVIGASG is encoded by the exons ATGCTGAGTTTCAAGATGGCTGTGGTGCCGGTCCTTTTCGCGCTGTTGTGCGTGTTGGACCTGGCGAGGGCTGACGGTGTCCGCAACATGACAGGGACGTGGAGCAGTGGCTCGCAGCAGGTGTTGACGGGTGCTGTGAATGGAAAC ATGTTTTACAACCCCATCAAGAAGCTGTTCAACGTGCCGCCAGTGGCCGGCGTTTCGTACAGCTTTACGCCCGATGGGTATTTTGAGATGGCGCGTGTCAAGTACAACTCGAGCAGTGAGAAGCCCCAGTGCTTCAAAGCGAGTCTGATGTGGCAACACGGCACGTACGAGGTGCACAACAAGACCTCGTTTACCATGCACCCCTATAagggcgacggcgccgtgcAGATCATCGATCCCTGCGCGGACGGTGAAAAGCAGGTGATGAT CGATGAGCCGATTAGCAACTGGACGACGTATGTCGAGTCGGAACCCGTATACCAGCCCCCGGGCACCAAGTCCGCGTTCAGCATGCAGATGTATGCTGCGAATGGCCAGCCGTTCCCCAAGCTTTATCTCACCCACGACCCCCCGAACATGCTTCCCACCCAGCAAATTTTCCGCTATGTAATCGGCGCGAGCGGATAA
- a CDS encoding uncharacterized protein (COG:J; EggNog:ENOG503P8IX) yields the protein MLTAGMHRTAFAALRQATRPAFSAAPLPAVLRPATVAGTRMLSMTPLRWSEKKGEETARPATGAPSDAAPSSDKTRATEADSEASRAALWDQMLNTIIVDPVDSANADARLRKPRDALGSGLDAWSSSESASGLSTSIMDQLESEFRARPTIGPAKPATTTTGRSVSAANSYGNNSAAMLYRNLMGTLRRNNVRRELRLEERYEKPNQKRRRLRSERHRRRFADMIRKKVQLSIASRSLVVSARALSHPRADPQRGEYLPEDPTPAMWQRVAQLIAGTIATGSLVYFVLFADFGEGEHCFMPIRRALNVDPEVLRKLLETSPPQKSL from the exons ATGCTGACTGCTGGGATGCACCGCACTGCCTTTGCGGccctgcgccaggcgacCCGGCCCGCATTCTCTGCGGCACCTCTGCCTGCTGTGCTGCGCCCCGCGACCGTGGCTGGTACACGCATGCTGAGCATGACCCCCCTGCGGTGGTCGGAAAAGAAGGGCGAAGAAACGGCGCGTcccgcgaccggcgcccCCAGCGACGCTGCCCCTTCGTCCGACAAGACGCGTGCGACCGAGGCAGATTCAgaggcgtcgcgcgctgcacTGTGGGACCAGATGCTGAATACAATCATTGTCGACCCTGTGGACAGTGCGAATGCCGACGCGAGGCTGCGCAAGCCGCGTGATGCGCTGGGCTCGGGCCTCGACGCATGGTCGTCGTCTGAGTCTGCGTCGGGTCTCTCGACGTCGATTATGGACCAGCTCGAGAGCGAGTTCCGTGCGCGCCCGACGATCGGGCCTGCCAAGCCTgccacgacgacgaccggTCGCTCGGTGTCTGCTGCCAACTCGTATGGAAATAACTCAGCCGCGATGCTGTACCGCAACCTGATGGGCACGCTTCGGCGCAACAATGTGCGCCGTGAGCTCCGCCTGGAAGAGCGCTACGAGAAGCCGAACCaaaagcgccgccgcctgcggtCCGAGCGCCACCGCCGTCGCTTTGCCGATATGATCCGCAAGAAGGTGCAGCTG AGCAtcgcatcgcgctcgtTGGTGGTgtctgcgcgtgcgctctcCCATCCCCGTGCTGAtccgcagcgcggcgagtaCCTCCCGGAAGACCCGACCCCCGCAATGtggcagcgcgtcgcccagctTATTGCTGGCACGATCGCCACCGGCTCGCTGGTCTACTTTGTGCTGTTTGCCGACTttggcgagggcgagcaCTGCTTTATGCCG atccgccgcgcgctcaaCGTGGACcccgaggtgctgcgcaagctctTGGAGACGTCGCCACCCCAAAAGTCTCTGTAG